In the Hordeum vulgare subsp. vulgare chromosome 7H, MorexV3_pseudomolecules_assembly, whole genome shotgun sequence genome, one interval contains:
- the LOC123409309 gene encoding uncharacterized protein LOC123409309, translated as MGISHPLSDEFYGGPRGGLGLGGALMLSPDRSPPSSPPSCCSPVHGQEGFLQHQVSRMDTLAGIAIKYGVEISDIKRANSLVTDSQMYAHKALLIPLPGRPMPSSVKLNGSSLRTKRAWAPNNQQNNQQNRDIVTSPDSEKTRQQQSSLAMSSLQSYYGLSSQGGDDMDLSTEMSLYSKGSSQGIGSEILPISSSLPDSTQSTGRGNGAAKEKQDGSIRRRQKVESDTQDDLLSDSIKMIKSFLPRPVSSMRLSTDTSSPDTSAKNNGVSFLNGLKSVVRKSPSAPSFADSENNGVSMWSSSKWTFNHESFTRPLLDGLPKPAAGRRMKAALD; from the exons ATGGGGATCTCGCACCCGCTCTCCGACGAGTTCTACGGAGGGCCCCGCGGAGGGCTGGGCTTGGGCGGCGCGCTCATGCTGTCGCCGGACCGGTcgccgccctcctccccgccgtccTGCTGCTCGCCCGTCCATGGCCAGGAGGGCTTCCTCCAGCACCAGGTGTCCCGGATGGACACGCTCGCCGGCATCGCCATCAAGTACGGCGTCGAG ATCTCGGACATTAAGAGGGCGAATAGTCTCGTGACTGACAGCCAGATGTATGCGCACAAGGCATTGCTCATACCTCTACCAGGAAGGCCCATGCCATCCTCTGTGAAGCTGAATGGATCCAGCCTACGGACGAAAAG aGCGTGGGCTCCGAACAATCAGCAAAACAATCAGCAAAACAGGGACATTGTGACTTCACCAGATTCTGAAAAGACTAGACAGCAGCAGTCGTCGCTCGCAATGAGCAGCTTGCAGAGCTACTATGGCCTGAGTTCTCAAGGAGGAGATGACATGGATTTGAGTACAGAAATGTCCTTGTACAGCAAGGGAAGCTCCCAAGGTATTGGCAGCGAAATACTCCCAATTTCTTCTTCTCTGCCTGACAGTACACAGAGCACTGGCAGAGGCAATGGGGCGGCCAAAGAAAAGCAAGATGGTTCCATACGTCGGCGGCAGAAAGTGGAATCCGATACCCAGGACGACCTTCTGTCGGACTCGATCAAGATGATCAAGAGCTTCCTGCCGAGGCCGGTCTCCAGCATGCGTCTGAGTACTGACACGAGCAGCCCAGATACGAGCGCGAAGAACAACGGTGTCTCGTTTCTGAACGGGTTGAAATCCGTAGTGCGGAAGTCGCCGAGCGCGCCGAGCTTTGCGGACTCGGAGAACAATGGGGTCTCCATGTGGTCGAGCTCCAAGTGGACCTTCAACCACGAGTCCTTCACCCGTCCGTTGCTCGACGGCCTGCCAAAGCCCGCGGCGGGTCGCAGGATGAAAGCTGCTTTGGACTGA